Proteins encoded by one window of Zerene cesonia ecotype Mississippi chromosome 8, Zerene_cesonia_1.1, whole genome shotgun sequence:
- the LOC119828555 gene encoding calcineurin B homologous protein 1, whose protein sequence is MGNKSSLLLREEEIAQIQEETGFTPNQIERLYSRFTSLDKNDCGTLSREDFLRIPELAINPLSERIVSAFFAESHDDRVNFLQFMRVLAHFRPIRKNRENKLNSREEKLRFAFSMYDLDNDGKISRDELLAILHMMVGVNISEEQLSSIAERTILEADANNDQMISFEEFARALERTDVEQKMSIRFLN, encoded by the exons ATGGGTAATAAATCATCGTTATTGTTAAGGGAGGAAGAAATTGCTCAGATACAAGAAGAAACtggat TTACTCCGAACCAAATTGAGCGTCTCTATTCTCGCTTTACGTCTTTGGACAAGAATGACTGCGGCACACTGTCCCGTGAAGATTTCCTGCGTATTCCTGAATTAGCCATAAACCCTTTGAGTGAGCGAATAGTCTCCGCCTTCTTTGCAGAAAGCCACGATGATAGGGTCAACTTCCTTCAGTTTATGCGAGTGCTAGCTCACTTCAGGCCTATTAGGAAAAATAgagaaaacaaattgaatagcCGAGAAGAAAAATTGAGAT TTGCATTCTCAATGTATGACCTGGACAATGACGGTAAGATCTCAAGGGATGAACTGTTGGCCATCCTACACATGATGGTTGGAGTGAACATAAG TGAAGAGCAGCTATCAAGTATAGCAGAGAGAACAATACTGGAAGCGGATGCCAACAATGACCAGATGATTTCCTTCGAAGAATTTGCTCGAGCCCTCGAGCGGACCGATGTTGAGCAAAAGATGTCAATCCGTTTCCTAAATTGA
- the LOC119828507 gene encoding protein distal antenna — MSTKGKRPMRALTPGDKIEAIQRVNDGESKASVARDIGVPESTLRGWCKNEDKLRYMTSRLSSPDTDKSNDGEPPDKRARTESPAAPPSPATAGLDLSSAVNVPHSVPLPTPPADAPVELTTKRAEPSPPPHISRERRPDPGASVSMSAISPLSGLGHLPGLTHSHLGLSFNEIATNLTLLAQLNPGLSALSAQPASRALRSVRSPKPAHNGALNLNDTKHRSKSSHSSDHYRHSSKSSHHGTPQTSASQPVDDTLWYWLKTQQAMLDLTAQTTAAHPLQLGKPSEPTLPPKPVAPAPPIGSHLDYNRNSWLWQYYKQFGGAMPLPEDKLKSASQVPKDKTAENILYSQLTKGKLEEEHAVTTPAVNPPSPPRHHEVREPANDEPRLAETETATSPEVGTENKEPATEKNQDSGRNQTKARTVLDNLLFNNTNQAMNEDNKVNGSINGGWESGTVEALEHGEKFLAWLEASGDPSVTRMHVHQLRALLHNLRTRRAAAVPAVPSAVAEGARRK; from the coding sequence ATGTCTACGAAGGGCAAGCGACCAATGCGTGCCCTCACCCCAGGGGACAAAATAGAAGCCATCCAACGTGTCAATGACGGCGAGTCGAAGGCCTCAGTTGCCCGAGACATCGGAGTGCCCGAGTCGACACTACGGGGATGGTGTAAGAATGAAGACAAGCTGCGCTACATGACTTCGCGACTCTCATCTCCCGACACTGACAAGAGCAACGATGGTGAGCCACCAGACAAGCGCGCGCGGACCGAGTCGCCAGCTGCGCCCCCATCACCAGCCACCGCAGGCCTCGACCTATCCTCTGCGGTCAACGTGCCCCACAGCGTTCCCCTTCCCACTCCGCCCGCTGACGCACCTGTCGAGTTAACAACTAAGCGCGCCGAACCCTCTCCCCCACCTCACATCTCCAGAGAACGCCGACCCGACCCTGGGGCCAGCGTATCCATGAGTGCCATAAGCCCCTTGTCTGGACTTGGACATTTGCCAGGCCTGACCCACTCACATTTAGGTCTGAGCTTTAATGAAATCGCTACAAACTTAACTCTATTGGCGCAACTCAATCCTGGCCTTTCGGCGTTATCTGCTCAACCGGCTAGTCGCGCGCTTCGTTCAGTGCGCTCACCAAAACCGGCTCACAATGGAGCGTTAAATCTTAACGACACTAAACATCGCAGCAAGTCGAGTCATTCTTCGGACCACTATAGGCATAGCTCAAAATCGAGTCATCATGGAACGCCACAAACCTCTGCTAGTCAACCCGTTGATGACACACTTTGGTACTGGTTAAAAACGCAACAAGCTATGCTTGATTTAACTGCCCAGACGACAGCTGCACATCCACTTCAACTTGGAAAACCGAGTGAACCCACCCTACCACCAAAACCCGTGGCACCAGCGCCACCCATCGGTTCTCATCTTGATTATAACAGAAACTCTTGGTTGTGGCAGTATTACAAGCAGTTTGGCGGTGCGATGCCTTTACCCGAAGATAAACTGAAATCTGCATCACAGGTGCCAAAAGATAAAACTGCAGAGAATATTCTCTATTCGCAGTTAACAAAAGGTAAATTAGAAGAAGAACACGCCGTTACCACCCCAGCTGTTAACCCACCTTCTCCACCAAGACACCATGAGGTTCGAGAGCCAGCCAACGATGAACCTCGCTTGGCTGAAACTGAAACCGCAACAAGCCCGGAAGTCGGTACGGAGAATAAAGAACCAGCCactgaaaaaaatcaagaTTCCGGTAGAAATCAAACAAAAGCTCGGACTGTTCTAGATAATCTTTTGTTCAATAACACAAATCAAGCGATGAACGAGGATAATAAAGTGAACGGCTCCATTAATGGAGGATGGGAATCGGGCACTGTGGAGGCGCTCGAACACGGCGAAAAGTTTCTCGCGTGGCTGGAAGCTAGCGGCGACCCGAGCGTGACGCGTATGCACGTGCACCAGCTGCGGGCGCTGCTGCACAACCTGCGCACgcggcgcgccgccgccgTGCCGGCCGTGCCGTCGGCCGTCGCGGAGGGAGCGCGTCGCAAATAA